One window of the Eucalyptus grandis isolate ANBG69807.140 chromosome 8, ASM1654582v1, whole genome shotgun sequence genome contains the following:
- the LOC104447196 gene encoding TMV resistance protein N-like, producing the protein MEQAESACFFKARKSESQSKGKRSSTSLPIGDGQRRVRGRRASPRAEPTLLQPSALDFRSKTLCSDASHSREAHVPSALPMAASSNMKRNYYHVFLSFRGTDVRHGFLSHLYATLDQRGIYTFVDREELRKGEEISPTLMRAIEQSRIAIIVFSKDYASLPWCLEELLKIMECKEQNDLMVVFPVFYKVEPREVRGGRESYKRAMDNHESKFGKDSEKVKRWKRALLDAGNLSGWHFNDGDDEAELIQSIVNELSICLRPRSLYVAKYPVGIESQVQNLISLSEPAGSDVLMIGLWGPGSIGKTTIAKALYNAIKDQFQDQFQDCSFLERVREKSNQSGGLVALQEQLLSQILRHKELTVYDVDGGISLIQERLCRKKVLLVLDDVDDMDQLDALARKGDWFGEGSRIIVTSRDRHLLTSHDKNYVYEVKTLEDNESRDLFGWHAFTNSNKVEIRRDLIDGALHYAGGLPLALEVLGSFLRGRKEPEWESTLHKLSKIPESKINRVLKISFDGLDENEREIFLDIACFFKGKGIKGIKEVLDSCDFDTIIGIEILIERSLIKNEGRTLQMHDLIQSMGQDIVNQACRDNPGKRSRLWLLEDVEDVFCYNTGTDVVKAIVLDLRPPIGIVVDLPLPEAIIISPDAFTNMKKVENAHFAWSAYLVTSSSSSP; encoded by the exons ATGGAACAGGCGGAGAGCGCTTGTTTCTTTAAAGCGAGAAAGAGCGAGAGCCAGAGCAAAGGGAAGAGATCGTCGACTTCGCTGCCGATCGGGGATGGGCAACGCCGGGTCAGAGGCCGCCGAGCCTCTCCGAGAGCGGAGCCAACTCTGCTTCAGCCTTCAGCCCTTGATTTTCGTAGCAAGACTCTCTGTTCCGATGCTTCTCATTCTAGGGAAGCACATGTACCATCAGCTCTTCCAATGGCTGCTTCTTCgaatatgaaaagaaattattaccatgtgttcctcagtTTCAGAGGAACAGATGTCCGCCACGGCTTCCTCAGTCATCTCTACGCCACTCTGGACCAGAGAGGAATATACACTTTTGTGGATCGCGAGGAGCTTAGGAAAGGAGAGGAAATATCGCCGACGCTCATGAGGGCGATCGAGCAATCGCGCATTGCGATCATCGTTTTCTCTAAGGACTACGCCTCCTTGCCATGGTGTTTGGAAGAGCTCTTGAAaatcatggagtgcaaggagcaaAACGACCTGATGGTGGTGTTCCCagtgttttacaaagtggaacctaGAGAAgtgagaggggggagagagagttatAAGAGAGCTATGGATAACCACGAGTCCAAGTTCGGGAAGGATtcagagaaagtgaagagatggaagaggGCTCTCCTTGATGCTGGTAACTTGTCTGGGTGGCACTTCAATGACGG AGATGACGAAGCGGAGCTCATACAATCCATCGTCAATGAATTATCAATTTGTCTCAGACCAAGATCCTTATATGTCGCTAAGTATCCAGTCGGTATAGAATCCCAAGTTCAAAATCTGATAAGTTTGTCAGAGCCAGCTGGCAGTGATGTTTTGATGATAGGTCTATGGGGACCTGGCAGCATTGGAAAGACGACGATTGCTAAGGCACTATATAATGCTATTAAGGACCAATTTCAGGACCAATTTCAGGATTGTAGTTTTTTGGAGCGAGTTAGagaaaaatcgaaccaaagCGGTGGTCTTGTTGCTTTGCAAGAACAACTTCTATCTCAAATCTTACGTCATAAAGAATTAACGGTCTACGATGTCGATGGAGGAATTAGTTTGATACAGGAAAGACTATGTCGCAAGAAGGTTCTCcttgttcttgatgatgttgatgatatggATCAACTGGATGCCTTAGCTAGAAAAGGCGATTGGTTTGGCGAAGGGAGTAGAATCATTGTTACATCAAGAGATAGACATTTATTAACTTCTCATGACAAAAATTATGTGTATGAAGTTAAAACTTTGGAAGACAATGAATCACGAGACCTTTTTGGTTGGCATGCCTTTACAAACAGCAATAAAGTAGAAATAAGAAGGGATCTCATTGATGGAGCACTGCATTATGCCGGCGGCCTTCCATTAGCCCTGGAAGTGTTGGGCTCATTCCTACGTGGAAGAAAGGAACCTGAATGGGAAAGTACGTTGCATAAACTCTCTAAAATTCCTGAATCAAAAATCAATCGAGTTCTCAAGATAAGCTTCGATGGATTGGACGAGAATGAGAGGGAGATTTTCCTtgatattgcttgtttctttaagGGGAAAGGTATAAAGGGCATCAAGGAAGTTCTTGACAGCTGTGATTTCGACACAATcataggaatagaaattctcATCGAAAGATCCTTGATAAAAAATGAGGGCAGGACCctgcaaatgcatgatttgattcAATCGATGGGTCAAGATATTGTTAATCAAGCATGTCGTGATAATCCTGGGAAACGTAGCAGATTATGGCTTTTGGAAGATGTTGAGGACGTTTTTTGTTATAATACG GGGACGGATGTAGTAAAGGCCATAGTATTGGACTTGCGCCCACCAATAGGCATAGTAGTGGACTTGCCCCTACCAGAAGCAATAATCATCAGTCCTGATGCTTTCACAAATATGAAAAAGGTTGAGAATGCTCATTTTGCTTGGAGTGCATATCTCGTCACAAGCTCAAGTTCGTCTCCCTaa